A DNA window from Niabella yanshanensis contains the following coding sequences:
- a CDS encoding type I restriction enzyme HsdR N-terminal domain-containing protein, producing MILIEYPTPDFKIELRNDQPFIFDTIRRKWLLLQDEEWVRQNFVQYLLQVMRYPKSLIALEKEIYLGDLKKRFDILVYDYNHKPWMLVECKREKVPISENTVHQVLRYNISMPAEYLVVTNGNQNYGWQKKDGQLLSISSLPEFVAHH from the coding sequence ATGATTTTAATAGAGTATCCGACGCCCGATTTTAAAATTGAGCTTAGAAACGACCAGCCTTTTATTTTCGATACGATTCGCCGGAAATGGTTATTGCTCCAGGACGAAGAATGGGTAAGGCAGAATTTTGTTCAATACCTTTTGCAGGTAATGCGCTATCCTAAATCTTTGATTGCGCTGGAAAAAGAAATATATCTTGGCGATCTGAAAAAGCGTTTCGACATATTAGTTTACGATTATAACCACAAACCATGGATGTTGGTTGAGTGCAAGAGAGAAAAAGTTCCTATTTCCGAAAATACGGTGCACCAGGTGCTTCGTTATAATATATCCATGCCCGCAGAATATTTAGTAGTCACCAATGGAAATCAAAATTACGGATGGCAAAAAAAAGACGGGCAGCTACTGTCTATTTCCTCACTTCCTGAATTTGTCGCTCACCACTAA
- a CDS encoding 3-hydroxyacyl-CoA dehydrogenase family protein — MIKNVSVIGAGTMGNGIAHVFAQHQFTVTLIDISEQQLQKAISTIAKNLDRQITKELISEEQKAVILQHIQTETNIGKGVATAQLVVEAATENESIKLQLFKQADEAAPPDCILASNTSSISITKIASVTSRPQQVIGMHFMNPVPVMKLVEVINGYATSNFVTGTIVELSKQLGKTPALANDYPGFVANRILMPMINEAIYTLHESVAGVEAIDTIMKLGMAHPMGPLQLADFIGLDVCLSILQILHKGFGNPKYAPCPLLVNMVASQKLGIKTGEGFYTYLAGSKDLVVSDKFRK; from the coding sequence ATGATAAAAAATGTTTCTGTTATTGGAGCCGGCACTATGGGAAATGGCATTGCCCATGTATTTGCTCAACATCAATTTACTGTAACACTGATCGACATATCAGAACAGCAATTACAAAAGGCCATCAGCACTATTGCGAAAAACCTCGATCGACAGATTACCAAAGAGCTCATCAGCGAAGAACAAAAAGCGGTTATCCTTCAACACATACAAACAGAAACCAATATCGGGAAAGGAGTGGCTACCGCCCAACTGGTTGTGGAAGCAGCCACAGAAAACGAATCTATCAAACTACAGCTATTCAAACAGGCTGATGAAGCAGCGCCGCCCGATTGCATACTGGCCAGTAATACCTCTTCCATTTCTATTACCAAAATTGCATCGGTTACCAGCAGACCACAACAGGTAATAGGAATGCATTTCATGAACCCCGTTCCGGTTATGAAACTCGTGGAAGTGATCAATGGGTATGCTACCAGCAATTTTGTAACGGGCACTATTGTGGAGCTAAGCAAACAACTAGGGAAAACGCCTGCGTTAGCTAATGACTATCCCGGTTTTGTAGCCAACCGGATTTTAATGCCGATGATCAATGAAGCCATCTACACGCTACATGAAAGTGTGGCAGGTGTAGAAGCTATCGACACTATTATGAAGCTGGGTATGGCTCACCCCATGGGTCCCCTTCAACTCGCAGATTTTATTGGGCTGGATGTATGCCTTTCAATTTTGCAGATATTGCATAAGGGTTTCGGAAATCCTAAATATGCCCCTTGCCCGCTCCTGGTGAATATGGTGGCTTCTCAAAAACTGGGCATCAAAACGGGAGAAGGTTTTTATACCTATTTAGCCGGCAGCAAAGATTTAGTGGTGAGCGACAAATTCAGGAAGTGA
- a CDS encoding ribonuclease domain-containing protein, protein MHNDEQQKNRLYFFSVSSGGRIPFFRDQSPAGGNAVVNDSTVQSIDQLTREDLVVPYVKKHQQLPEYYIRKSEAREKGWEAAAGNLCDVLPGRAIGGDVFSNSEGGLPSAEKRKWFEADLNYKCGRRNADRLLYSSDGLIYVTHDHYKTFQQK, encoded by the coding sequence TTGCATAATGATGAGCAGCAAAAAAATCGGTTATATTTTTTTAGTGTTAGTAGTGGCGGGCGCATTCCTTTTTTTAGGGACCAGTCACCTGCCGGTGGCAATGCTGTTGTAAATGACAGTACGGTTCAAAGCATCGATCAGCTAACCCGGGAGGACCTGGTGGTTCCTTATGTGAAAAAGCATCAACAGTTACCGGAATACTATATCAGGAAGAGTGAAGCCCGGGAAAAAGGATGGGAAGCAGCTGCGGGCAATTTGTGTGATGTATTGCCTGGTAGGGCAATAGGGGGTGATGTGTTCTCCAACAGCGAGGGTGGTTTGCCATCTGCGGAAAAAAGAAAATGGTTTGAAGCGGACTTAAACTATAAGTGCGGCCGTCGTAATGCAGACCGCCTGCTTTACTCAAGCGATGGGTTGATATATGTTACACATGATCATTATAAAACATTTCAGCAAAAATGA
- a CDS encoding barstar family protein, with protein sequence MKQVKFDFERIGTIDDFYVILVRELGLPEHFGRNLDALWDSLTGDVALPVSIQFVNLSMAQLETFEKQISLFEEAAEELGADFTFEYYLKPMY encoded by the coding sequence ATGAAACAGGTGAAATTTGATTTTGAAAGGATAGGAACTATCGATGATTTTTATGTGATCTTGGTACGTGAATTAGGATTGCCTGAGCATTTTGGAAGAAACCTGGATGCCCTATGGGATAGTCTCACCGGCGATGTAGCGCTGCCGGTGTCTATTCAATTCGTTAATCTTTCGATGGCACAATTGGAAACCTTCGAAAAGCAGATCAGTTTATTTGAAGAAGCTGCTGAAGAGTTGGGGGCTGATTTTACTTTTGAATATTACCTTAAACCTATGTATTAA
- a CDS encoding VOC family protein, giving the protein MTPSINRLRTALLAFILLAGTSWLQAQDSSKAVAILNHQALFVMNLQKAADFYKNIIGLPQIEEPFKLGKHVWLKTGPHTSLHLILGSEGKKEYYKNHHICFSVPSLEIFIGKLKKNNLTWEDAGGKKGAVTTRPDGIQQLWLQDPDGYWLEINNDQQGFTP; this is encoded by the coding sequence ATGACACCTTCTATCAACCGGCTAAGAACAGCCCTGCTTGCTTTTATATTGTTGGCTGGTACCAGCTGGTTACAGGCACAGGACAGCAGTAAGGCGGTGGCCATATTGAATCATCAGGCGCTGTTTGTTATGAACCTTCAAAAAGCTGCTGATTTTTATAAAAACATTATCGGACTTCCCCAGATAGAAGAACCTTTTAAATTAGGGAAACATGTGTGGCTAAAAACAGGCCCTCATACCTCCCTGCACCTGATACTAGGTTCGGAAGGAAAAAAAGAGTATTATAAAAATCACCACATCTGCTTCAGCGTCCCATCGCTGGAAATTTTTATTGGAAAGCTTAAAAAGAATAATCTAACCTGGGAGGATGCCGGCGGTAAAAAAGGAGCAGTAACAACCAGGCCGGATGGCATTCAACAGTTATGGCTGCAGGACCCGGATGGCTATTGGCTGGAGATCAATAATGATCAACAAGGGTTTACACCTTAA
- a CDS encoding efflux RND transporter periplasmic adaptor subunit, whose product MSKRWQKILIISGAALALVFLIAVNMNKGKGALQVTAEKAASRSITETVTASGQIYPEYEVKISPDISGEVTELTVAEGDSVTRGQVLARVYADVYALQRDEAAARVGQSQATVANSRAALGALKASMDQAQQQYDRNKTLYNDRVISKAEFEQFETSLSSAKANYDAALQNIRSLQAGVQSSQTGLTSANITLSRATIVAPMTGVVSSLKIEKGERVVGTAQMAGTEMMTIADMNTIEVRVDVGENDIVKVNIGDNADVEIDAYNDRKFRGIVTKIASSVKSALAAAASTEVTNYEVRIRLDKSSYQDLIDPSGKSRFPFRPGMNARADIKTKQKSNVIAVPIASVNARIKDSDKSLAEVKKENEKANTTDALETEDNDMQEVVFIVMKDGIVKKRVVKTGIQDINYIEVTKGIQPGDMIVTGPYNMVSQTLKDGDKVKIVTKDELFKKK is encoded by the coding sequence ATGAGTAAACGTTGGCAAAAAATACTGATCATTTCCGGGGCTGCCTTGGCGCTGGTATTTCTGATCGCTGTAAATATGAATAAAGGTAAAGGCGCCTTGCAGGTAACAGCTGAAAAAGCGGCTTCCCGGTCTATTACCGAAACAGTAACTGCCAGCGGGCAGATCTACCCGGAATATGAAGTTAAAATAAGCCCCGACATTAGTGGTGAGGTTACCGAACTCACCGTTGCGGAGGGTGATAGTGTTACCAGGGGACAGGTGCTGGCCAGAGTATATGCAGATGTATATGCCCTGCAAAGAGATGAAGCCGCTGCAAGAGTGGGCCAATCACAGGCTACCGTTGCCAACAGCCGGGCAGCATTGGGCGCATTAAAGGCAAGCATGGACCAGGCACAGCAACAATACGACCGCAACAAAACTTTATACAACGACCGCGTTATATCCAAAGCTGAATTCGAACAATTTGAGACCAGCCTTTCTTCTGCCAAAGCCAACTATGACGCGGCACTTCAAAATATACGCAGCCTGCAGGCAGGTGTACAATCATCGCAAACTGGTCTTACTTCGGCCAATATCACGCTGAGCCGTGCTACGATTGTTGCGCCTATGACGGGGGTTGTATCTTCTCTCAAAATAGAAAAGGGAGAAAGAGTAGTAGGTACAGCTCAAATGGCCGGAACAGAAATGATGACCATTGCAGATATGAACACGATTGAAGTAAGAGTGGACGTAGGTGAGAACGATATTGTAAAAGTGAATATAGGGGATAATGCAGATGTTGAAATAGATGCTTATAATGATCGCAAGTTTAGAGGCATCGTTACCAAAATCGCCAGTAGTGTGAAATCCGCCCTGGCTGCCGCTGCGAGTACCGAAGTAACTAATTACGAAGTGAGGATTCGCCTGGATAAATCTTCTTATCAGGATCTTATCGACCCGTCCGGGAAAAGCCGTTTCCCTTTCAGGCCTGGCATGAATGCCCGCGCTGATATCAAAACCAAGCAAAAGAGCAATGTGATTGCAGTGCCTATTGCTTCGGTAAACGCGCGTATTAAAGACAGCGATAAGAGCCTTGCCGAGGTTAAAAAGGAAAATGAAAAAGCCAATACCACAGATGCCCTGGAAACTGAAGACAATGATATGCAGGAAGTGGTGTTTATAGTGATGAAAGATGGTATCGTTAAAAAAAGAGTAGTAAAAACCGGCATACAGGATATCAACTACATAGAAGTGACCAAGGGTATACAGCCGGGTGATATGATTGTCACGGGTCCTTACAATATGGTAAGTCAGACCTTAAAAGACGGTGACAAAGTAAAAATTGTTACCAAAGATGAGCTCTTTAAAAAGAAATAG